The genomic region CCGCCCGATGAACGCGATGGCAGCCGTCGGCGGGTTCGACCAGTTCACCGTCGTGGTCGACGACGAGGCGGCGGGCTTCCACCTCAACGGGCCGCTGGGACTGTTGCAGTTCGTGCCCATCGTCGGCAACCTGATCAATCCCGGCGGCGGCCACCGGGTGGCCCGCACCATTCGGGTCGACGTGACGGCCGTCGACGGCGTCGACCTGTCGTTGCCCGACGACTTCCATTGGGGTGTAGCGCATTCCGGCTTCCAGGCTGAAGGCGGGCCCGGCTCGCCCGTCGACCCCAACTCGGACTGGTACAAGTGGGTGCACGACCCGATCAACCAGCTTCTCGGCTTGACCAAGGGCGTGCCCGAGAATGGCCCGGGCGCCTACGTCCGCTACGCCGAAGACGCCGAACTGGCCCGCGACGAGCTCAAGATGAACACTTTCCGCATCGGCATCGAATGGAGCCGGATCTTCCCGAATTCGACCGCGGCGGTGAACATCTCCGACGAGGGTGGTGTCGTCAGCGATGCGGACCTGGAGGCGCTCGACAAGCTGGCGAACAAGGCCGAGGTCGACCACTACCGCGACGTGCTGACCGCGTTGCGCGCCAACGACCTCGAGCCGATGGTGACGGTCACCCACTTCACCCTGCCTGCCTGGGTGCACGACCCGACGACGACGCGGATCCTGGCCCAGCTGGGGCTGCCTGCACCGGCCGCGGGCTGGCTGTCACCGACGACGGCGACGGAGTTCGAGAAGTACGCGGCCTATCTGGCGTGGAAGTACGGCGACCAGGTCGACAACTGGGCCACGCTCAACGAGCCGTTCCCGCCGGTGCTCACCCAGTTCTTCGCCCTGCCCGGGCTGGTCCCCGCCTGGCCGCCCGGGCTGATCCGCCCCGACCTGGCCTCGACGTTCCTGGTCAACCAGGCCAAGGCGCACGTGGCCGCCTACGACGCGATCCACGCCTGGGACAACACGTCGGCGACCTCGGGTCAGCCGGAGGCCTTCGTCGGCTTCACCAACAACATGGTGCCGGCTCGCCCGGCCAACCCGGTGAACCCGCTCGACGTGCAGGCCGCCAACGCGTGGAACCAGGCCTTCAACCGCTGGTTCCCCAACGCCGTCATCGACGGCTGGGTCGACGCCAACCTCGACGGCGTCAAGACCGCCAACGAGATCCACCCCGACTTCGTGGGCAAGGTCGACTTCCTCGGCGTGCAGTACTACGGCTCGCAACCCATGCAGGGCTTCGGGCTGGCTCCCGTCCCGGGCTTCCCGTTCCTGCGCGGGCTGCCGGTCCGCTGCGCGGCGAGCGAACCGACGTGCAGCGACTTCAACCAGCCGACCGACCCCGGCGGCTTCCGCGAGGTGCTCGAAGTCGCCGCAGAATACGGAAAACCGTTGTGGGTGACCGAGAACGGGATCGCCGACGACGAGGACACCAAGCGGCCGTCCTACATCGCCAACCACATCGCCGTCGTGCAGGACCTGGTCGCGCACGGCGCCGACATCCGCGGTTACACCTACTGGTCGTTCGTCGACAACCTCGAGTGGTCCGAGGGCTACCACTTGCAGTTCGGGCTCTACGGCTCCGACCCGGCGACCCCCGCGCTCGAGCGCACGCCCAAGCCGGCGAGCATCGACACCATCAGCTCGATCGCCGGGTCGAACTCGCTACCGCTGTGGATCCTGCAGGCCCACGTTCCCGGTGCGCACGCCCAGGCCTGAACGCGCGTCGGTGCCGCCGGGTTACTGCATCTGCTGCACCGCCTGCTCGATCTCCTGGTCGCTGACCTCGCGAACGGGCTGACCCATCGACCACAGATGGCCGAACGGATCCCGCAGCTCGCCGTAGCGGTCACCCCAGAACATGTCGTCGAGCGGCATCACGACCGTCGCGCCCGCGTCGATCGCCCGCTGGAACTTCTCGTCGACATCGGCGACCGTCAGGTGCACCGTGACCGGTGAGCCGCCGAGCGCCTCCGGTGTGGCGGACTTGCCGTCGTTCATCTCCGGGAAGTCGTCGTTGAGCATCACCATGGCCCCGTTGATCCGCAGCGCGGCGTGAAAGAGCCGCTTGCCGTCGGGCGCGGGTACCCGGCCCAGTTCCTCGGCGCCGAAGGCCTTGACGTAGAAATCGATCGCGGCCGCGGCGTCGCTGACCGTCAGCATCGGTGACACCGCTGGCTGTACCTCAATGGGCATTCGAAAAGCTCCTCTCCGGGTGAAGCAATGGGTGTTGCAGT from Mycobacterium sp. IDR2000157661 harbors:
- a CDS encoding family 1 glycosylhydrolase — encoded protein: MNAAACVGRVGALAVALGIGAAVATGYGCAPAWAETPSSSDSSESSGSESSGSESSGPASRTESPSETVTEAGGAQEDAAPDGDADPEEDDGASEGDADPDDAVEPEDDADTEEDDSGDGADPADDRNGDEGAGGDGPEFGVEHETDSGDHDQPLADSAASAYVPLSLTGFRAAAVEQDISAPLPPERTEVDLRVEQTFTTFVADDPEVVPTALTPPAVPSLRLWPTAYDPVTAITYVVDIVSSLVNAVLSPFAAGLPAPPSGPPTLWTLLAWVRREFFNSSPTIAYNPVHNSQGVDENGDVVITGDIDAADVDGDPLRYTVIGRPLNGGVVEIADDGTFTYRPMNAMAAVGGFDQFTVVVDDEAAGFHLNGPLGLLQFVPIVGNLINPGGGHRVARTIRVDVTAVDGVDLSLPDDFHWGVAHSGFQAEGGPGSPVDPNSDWYKWVHDPINQLLGLTKGVPENGPGAYVRYAEDAELARDELKMNTFRIGIEWSRIFPNSTAAVNISDEGGVVSDADLEALDKLANKAEVDHYRDVLTALRANDLEPMVTVTHFTLPAWVHDPTTTRILAQLGLPAPAAGWLSPTTATEFEKYAAYLAWKYGDQVDNWATLNEPFPPVLTQFFALPGLVPAWPPGLIRPDLASTFLVNQAKAHVAAYDAIHAWDNTSATSGQPEAFVGFTNNMVPARPANPVNPLDVQAANAWNQAFNRWFPNAVIDGWVDANLDGVKTANEIHPDFVGKVDFLGVQYYGSQPMQGFGLAPVPGFPFLRGLPVRCAASEPTCSDFNQPTDPGGFREVLEVAAEYGKPLWVTENGIADDEDTKRPSYIANHIAVVQDLVAHGADIRGYTYWSFVDNLEWSEGYHLQFGLYGSDPATPALERTPKPASIDTISSIAGSNSLPLWILQAHVPGAHAQA
- a CDS encoding VOC family protein, which translates into the protein MPIEVQPAVSPMLTVSDAAAAIDFYVKAFGAEELGRVPAPDGKRLFHAALRINGAMVMLNDDFPEMNDGKSATPEALGGSPVTVHLTVADVDEKFQRAIDAGATVVMPLDDMFWGDRYGELRDPFGHLWSMGQPVREVSDQEIEQAVQQMQ